One part of the Aspergillus fumigatus Af293 chromosome 7, whole genome shotgun sequence genome encodes these proteins:
- a CDS encoding heat shock factor family protein: MNPFPTNPMIGTAIKSTDWQDATKQSKNMQLPNGSSSQHAQSLSDTYGSPQNAARRLKVIDLMSISSTQHAQSTPYVTATGPSTQPVSHTPSSACTSNTDAMYSPTETEEQPHLKLQGHAIIDDPRNSHLIRWSDKGDSFIIPDRNKFARTLLPTICSHGNFRAFCRLLWYYKLDLKKQSSPLRSWQSTPFREYSNPNFRRDDETGPSHMECRRKKTKAPSDPGSRSSLFARCSRARGESTMDEDHVASDMWRDDKPCESVPGSHSRYPKRRQIT, from the exons ATGAACCCGTTCCCAACCAACCCGATGATAGGAACAGCAATAAAGTCAACAGATTGGCAGGATGCGACGAAACAGTCAAAGAATATGCAGCTCCCCAATGGCTCATCGAGTCAGCATGCTCAGTCCCTTTCCGACACCTATGGATCCCCTCAGAATGCGGCGAGGCGGTTGAAGGTCATCGATCTCATGAGTATCTCCTCTACCCAGCACGCTCAGTCCACACCATACGTCACTGCAACAGGCCCGTCTACACAACCTGTCAGCCATACGCCATCTTCCGCTTGTACATCGAATACTGATGCTATGTATTCGCCCACTGAGACGGAAGAGCAA CCACACCTTAAGCTTCAGGGCCATGC TATCATAGATGACCCCAGAAATTCGCATCTCATCAGATGGTCCGACAAGGGGGATTCTTTCATCATTCCAGACAGGAACAAATTTGCTCGGACGTTACTCCCTACAATTTGCAGTCATGGTAATTTCAGAGCATTTTGCCGCCTTCTATGGTACTATAAGTTGGATCTCAAGAAGCAATCCTCTCCGTTGAGGTCATGGCAAAGCACTCCGTTCAGAGAATACAGCAATCCTAATTTTCGGCGAGACGATGAAACCGGGCCTTCGCATATGGAATgtcgaaggaagaagaccaaagCGCCCTCAGACCCTGGATCTCGGTCTTCCCTGTTCGCTCGGTGTTCACGTGCACGCGGAGAGTCCACCATGGATGAAGATCATGTCGCAAGCGACATGTGGCGAGACGACAAGCCATGCGAGAGTGTCCCAGGGTCACACTCTAGATATCCAAAGCGGCGACAGATAACTTAG
- a CDS encoding putative subtilisin-like alkaline protease, with the protein MFFFVPAFTSDQTDAIRGHAQVADAYIPKGQLMVRFWGVARNPTSESGPPAGDDDWFMDTLNSTESELQERSILAKRSEIVERNSPDNMVSLSWPPDIGPVPVQGDYRFDSSAGEGTYVYHVDFGAQPSHPEFSDVSFLHPLLPGPYPVSGWMENDPKRHGSLCLSKEVGKTVGIARKATVVATAWDFQKSINEHWLDALAKVHADISTGARGAKSVVNLSISIPQGDLTAAFLEKMALLIREIIKLGAVFVTGSGNSPGSPNGYPALFGDPANPNHIPELIVVGSVLGQGILGQHANADWVTCYAPGYGLRMADSDPESATEYRTTQGTSFASATVAGLAAYFRGLDSTLTTAASVKERILRLAYRRQPQPNHPEGPYQRYIDNVVWNGQKWGRSIVPECSDFSKAKRQSSGGSCPVAFPPQPSPLTFRTGPPQPTCAGAGCGSSCAGFFCPGTPLKQNPDFLDPRNPDSVQNPDSRYYEDWDGTITRTTTTPTKTIPTTTPTPPKSSSVPIGGPCRLTDECEDNCPKPGAVQCESGACTCLTPPPKTTPPHAAMCYDVQQCLNVYTCASGDTMVCEPTDYSNGNGLCQCIKGNPS; encoded by the exons atgttcttctttgtcCCGGCCTTCACCAGCGACCAGACCGACGCCATCCGGGGCCACGCGCAGGTCGCGGACGCCTATATCCCCAAGGGCCAACTGATGGTCAGGTTTTGGGGCGTGGCCCGTAACCCGACCTCGGAAAGCGGACCACCTGCTGGGGACGATGATTGGTTTATGGACACTTTGAACAGCACTGAAAGTGAATTACAAGAGCGGTCCATTCTTGCCAAGCGCAGCGAGATTGTCGAGCGGAATTCGCCTGACAACATGGTCTCACTTTCCTGGCCTCCTGATATCGGTCCCGTCCCAGTCCAGGGAGATTACAG GTTCGACTCGTCGGCGGGCGAGGGCACTTATGTGTACCACGTCGACTTTGGCGCCCAGCCTTCGCACCCAGAATTCAGCGACGTGTCGTTCCTCCACCCGTTGCTTCCGGGGCCGTACCCCGTGAGCGGCTGGATGGAAAACGACCCCAAGCGGCACGGAAGCTTGTGTCTCTCCAAGGAGGTGGGGAAGACGGTTGGCATCGCGCGCAAGGCGACCGTGGTGGCGACCGCGTGGGACTTTCAAAAGTCCATTAACGAGCACTGGCTCGACGCGCTCGCCAAGGTGCACGCCGACATATCCACCGGGGCGAGGGGGGCCAAGAGCGTCGTCAACCTCTCCATCTCGATCCCCCAAGGCGATTTGACGGCGGCAtttctggagaagatgg CCTTACTGATTCGAGAGATCATCAAACTCGGCGCCGTGTTCGTCACGGGCTCCGGAAACTCCCCTGGCTCTCCCAACGGCTATCCGGCGCTTTTCGGAGACCCCGCCAACCCCAACCATATCCCAGAGCTCATCGTCGTCGGGTCGGTTCTCGGACAAGGCATTTTGGGCCAGCACGCCAATGCGGACTGGGTTACCTGCTACGCGCCTGGTTACGGTCTGCGGATGGCCGACTCTGACCCCGAGTCCGCGACAGAGTACCGCACCACCCAGGGGACGTCTTTCGCCTCCGCAACGGTCGCCGGTCTGGCAGCATATTTCCGCGGCCTCGATTCCACCTTGACCACCGCCGCCAGCGTGAAGGAGAGGATTCTGCGCCTTGCATACCGCCGGCAGCCGCAGCCCAACCACCCCGAAGGGCCCTACCAGAGGTATATCGACAATGTGGTCTGGAACGGTCAGAAGTGGGGCCGATCCATTGTCCCCGAATGCAGCGACTTCTCCAAAGCAAAACGGCAGAGCAGCGGCGGGTCCTGCCCCGTCGCGTTCCCGCCCCAGCCGTCGCCCCTGACCTTCCGCACCGGCCCGCCCCAGCCGACTtgcgccggcgccggctgTGGCAGCAGCTGCGCGGGCTTCTTCTGCCCTGGCACCCCGCTCAAGCAGAACCCGGACTTCCTGGACCCGCGCAACCCGGACAGCGTGCAGAACCCGGACAGCCGCTACTACGAGGACTGGGACGGCACCATCACtcgcaccaccaccacccctACCAAAACCATCCCCACCACCACTCCAACGCCTCCCAAAAGCTCGAGCGTCCCAATCGGAGGCCCCTGCCGTCTTACTGACGAATGCGAGGATAACTGCCCCAAGCCCGGGGCCGTTCAATGCGAATCCGGAGCGTGCACCTGCTTGACCCCTCCTCCCAAAACTACCCCGCCTCATGCGGCGATGTGCTATGACGTCCAGCAGTGCTTGAATGTTTATACCTGTGCGTCTGGGGACACGATGGTGTGTGAGCCAACGGACTATTCCAATGGGAATGGGCTCTGCCAATGTATAAAAGGGAATCCCAGTTGA
- a CDS encoding glycoside hydrolase family 71 protein codes for MKLLAALASALAWGVSLVEAKAVFAHYMVGNTKSLGLIDWRHEMQAAQAAGIDAFVLNMANKDPTNDIALPMAFTAADDIGFQLLFSFDYAGNGPWDKSVVIDMIKGYGAKDTYFKTAGKPFVSTFEGPNNADDWKDIKKETNCFFMPDWSSVGAQPAVHLGDGIADGLFSWDAWPKGPANMTTYPDASYYDFLGSKPYMMPISPWFYTNLPGYEKNWLWRGDDMWFQRWQQAISLDRQPDFIEIISWNDYGESHYIGPLDDRQYEAFDIGRAPFNYVKDMPHDGWRETLPYYISMYKSGTATVTEERLVAWYRVNKNGACSDGGTTGNTANQLQFEYSPNAMMEDRVFYDVLLTSNAQVQVSIGGVVQAGGWDQEPHGGVGVYHGSVPIGTASGQVVVTVKRGGATIATITGASITSSCNGGLNNYNPWVGSARGPPITPVTTTGDLSKLDCVKGFGVLEFIGVCDFACANGYAACTCLKKGVANAPNDTGLAGYPLPGKSGSFAGLCSFDCNHGYCPDSVCGQTPNDGVVLGYSPFLPPACTGGTGAGAFQGLCDFGCHLGFCPIHACTCTSTGILVQTPPKTNVTGYYLDSSTDDYGLCKFACEHGYCPDICGSRPIGDDGNQDKYPTVTLDPAVWTAPTAQCAPPCVLVLPPSSLASPTTISFDPWQTSLEFGWMTTDTVDGTVTTHYTAVTVSTEISIPPVTTDLISFSEVILTTTVDGGVPSIIIPTASVSPPPFVITPTPVAGITAAPVARTIRPPPWPWSGPSAMPDPSGTSTTTSTSDPVVVPIVTGPFPATVFPTETASWVRDWLPEPTAIQVDGGDPVPVIPCWVWFIWSCPPNVGGIVLPGFKNPGIYPEYVTPPGTSRYLPSFGCRRAKLFI; via the exons ATGAAGCTGCTGGCTGCCCTCGCTTCGGCGTTGGCATGGGGCGTGAGCCTTGTCGAAGCCAAGGCCGTGTTTGCTCACTATATG GTGGGCAACACCAAGTCCCTTGGCTTGATCGACTGGAGACATGAGATGCAGGCCGCCCAAGCTGCAGGCATAGATGCCTTTGTGCTGAACATGGCCAACAAGGACCCCACCAACGACATTGCCCTGCCCATGGCCTTCACCGCGGCCGATGACATTGGCTTTCAGCTCCTCTTTTCATTCGACTACGCCGGCAATGGCCCCTGGGACAAGTCTGTCGTCATCGACATGATCAAGGGATACGGCGCCAAAGACACCTACTTCAAGACGGCCGGGAAGCCATTCGTCTCAACCTTCGAGGGTCCCAATAATGCCGACGACTGGAAGGATATCAAGAAGGAGACCAACTGTTTCTTCATGCCCGACTGGTCATCTGTCGGTGCCCAGCCAGCCGTCCACCTGGGCGACGGCATTGCCGACGGTCTCTTCAGCTGGGACGCCTGGCCGAAGGGGCCGGCCAACATGACAACCTATCCCGACGCCTCGTACTACGACTTTTTGGGTTCGAAGCCGTACATGATGCCTATCTCCCCGTGGTTCTACACCAACCTGCCCGGCTACGAGAAGAATTGGCTATGGCGCGGCGACGACATGTGGTTCCAGCGCTGGCAGCAGGCCATCTCCCTCGACCGCCAGCCCGACTTCATCGAGATCATTTCGTGGAATGACTACGGCGAGTCGCACTATATCGGCCCCCTGGACGACCGCCAGTACGAGGCTTTCGACATTGGCCGTGCTCCTTTCAACTACGTCAAGGACATGCCCCACGACGGCTGGCGCGAGACGCTCCCGTACTACATCTCCATGTACAAGTCCGGAACCGCCACCGTCACGGAAGAGCGCCTCGTGGCATGGTACCGAGTCAACAAGAACGGGGCCTGTTCCGACGGCGGCACCACCGGCAACACGGCGAACCAGCTGCAGTTCGAGTACTCGCCCAACGCCATGATGGAGGACAGGGTCTTTTACGACGTGCTCCTCACAAGCAACGCCCAGGTCCAAGTCAGCATCGGCGGCGTGGTTCAGGCCGGCGGATGGGACCAGGAACCCCACGGGGGCGTTGGTGTTTACCACGGCAGCGTCCCGATCGGGACGGCAAGCGGTCAAGTCGTGGTGACGGTGAAGAGAGGGGGCGCGACCATTGCCACCATCACGGGGGCGtccatcaccagcagctgcaatggAGGCCTCAACAATTACAACCCTTGGGTGGGGAGTGCCAGGGGTCCCCCTATCACCCCGGTCACGACCACTGGCGACCTTTCCAAGTTGGATTGCGTCAAGGGCTTCGGTGTGCTTGAATTCATCGGCGTCTGCGACTTCGCCTGTGCGAATGGCTA CGCCGCCTGTACTTGCCTCAAGAAGGGCGTCGCCAATGCCCCTAACGACACGGGACTGGCGGGCTATCCGCTCCCCGGGAAGAGCGGCTCCTTCGCGGGGCTCTGCAGTTTCGACTGCAACCACGGGTACTGCCCGGACTCGGTTTGCGGTCAGACTCCCAACGACGGCGTCGTCCTGGGCTACTCGCCTTTCCTGCCGCCCGCATGCACGGGGGGCAccggcgccggcgccttCCAGGGCCTCTGCGACTTTGGATGCCATCTTGGCTTCTGCCCCATCCACGCTTGCACCTGTACCTCGACCGGCATCTTGGTTCAGACACCGCCCAAGACGAACGTGACGGGATATTACCTCGACTCGTCCACGGACGACTACGGCCTCTGCAAGTTTGCCTGCGAACACGGCTACTGCCCCGATATCTGTGGCAGCCGACCCATTGGCGACGACGGGAATCAGGACAAGTATCCCACCGTCACCCTGGATCCCGCCGTCTGGACCGCGCCGACGGCCCAGTGTGCGCCCCCCtgtgtccttgtcctcccACCCTCTTCCCTCGCCAGTCCgaccaccatctccttcgACCCCTGGCAAACATCTCTCGAGTTCGGGTGGATGACAACGGATACGGTCGACGGCACCGTGACGACCCACTACACTGCTGTCACCGTCTCCACTGAGATTTCCATCCCGCCGGTGACCACGGACCTCATCAGCTTCTCGGAGGTGATCCTAACCACGACAGTCGACGGTGGCGTCccgtccatcatcatcccgaCGGCGAGTGTCAGCCCGCCCCCCTTTGTCATCACGCCGACTCCCGTCGCCGGCATCACAGCGGCGCCCGTAGCCCGGACCATCCGTCCGCCTCCGTGGCCATGGAGTGGCCCTAGTGCGATGCCAGATCCAAGCGGAACTTCCACGACGACCTCTACTAGCGACCCTGTCGTCGTTCCTATTGTTACCGGGCCGTTCCCCGCCACCGTTTTCCCCACGGAAACAGCAAGTTGGGTCAGGGACTGGCTCCCAGAGCCCACTGCGATCCAGGTGGATGGTGGTGATCCTGTTCCTGTCATTCCCTGCTGGGTCTGGTTCATATGGTCGTGCCCCCCCAATGTTGGTGGCATCGTCTTGCCCGGCTTCAAAAATCCGGGCATCTACCCCGAGTATGTCACTCCCCCCGGCACAAGCCGATACCTTCCTTCTTTCGGCTGCCGCCGTGCTAAACTTTTCATATAG